In the Desulfuromonas sp. DDH964 genome, GCTGGCGACACCGATCCTCGGCATCACCGTCGCCCTGATCTTCCTGGAGCGGGTACTCGACGTCGGCCTCTTCGACCCGGCCCGCGGCGGCGACCCGATCATGTACCAGCATCTCTTCTGGATCTATTCCCATCCGGCGGTCTACATCATGATCCTGCCGGGGATGGGGGTAATCTCCGAGATCATTCCGGTCTTTGCCCGCAAGCATATCTTCGGCTACTGGGCGATGGCCCTCTCGGGCCTGGCGATCGCCTTTGCCGGCTCCCTGGTCTGGGCCCACCACATGTTCGTCAGCGGCATGAGCGACACGGCAATCCTGGTCTTCTCCTTCCTCACCTTCATCGTCGCCATCCCCTCGGCGATCAAGGTCTTCAACTGGGTGGCGACCCTTTACAAGGGGTCGATCTCTCTGGAGCCGCCGCTTCTCTATGCCCTCTCCTTCATCTTCCTCTTCTCCATCGGCGGCCTCACCGGCCTGATCCTCGGCGCCGCAGCCACCGACATCCATGTCACCGACACCGATTTCGTCGTCGGCCATTTCCATTACGTGATGTTCGGCGGCACCGGCATGGCCTTTTTCGGTGCGCTCCACTACTGGCTTCCCAAGGTCTATGGCCGGATGTACGACAAGCGGGTGGCGACCTGGGCCTGGGGGATCATCTTCGTCGGCTTCAACCTCCTCTACTTCTCGATGATGGTCCTCGGCCTGCGCGGCATGCCGCGGCGCTACTATGACTATGTGCCGGAATTCACCAACCTCAACGTCCTGGCGACGGTCGGCTCCTGGATTCTCGCCTTCGGCCTGGTGGTGATGTTTATCAACCTGATCCGTGGCATGATCAGCGGCCCCGACGCCGGCATGAACCCCTGGGGGGGCAAGACCCTCGAATGGACCATCCCGTCCCCGCCCCCCACGGAAAACTTCGCAGAGATTCCGGTGGTCACCACCGGCCCCTACGACTACAGTGACGAAGTCCTGGCCCCGGAGGCACGGCGATGAGCAGCGAACACCGCGATGACGTCGGCGCCCGCCTCGGCATGTGGCTCTTCCTCTACACCGAGGTCCTCCTCTTCGGCGGCCTCTTTATCCTCTACGCCATCTACCTGCACCAGTTTGAAGAGCCCTTCGCCAACGCCGCCCACCACCTCAACCTGACACTGGGGACCATCAACACGGTGATCCTGCTGACCGGCAGCTACTTCGTTGCGATGGCGGTGAGTGCGGTACGGCGCAACCGGACCAGGCTGGCGGTCGGCCTGCTGCTCGGCGGGGTCGGAACCGGTGGCGTATTCCTTTTCAACAAGTACCTGGAGTGGTCCCACGAAATCCACAACGGCATCTACCCCGGCTCCCCCAAACTGCTCGACCTGGAGCGGGGCGAGGCGGTCTTCTACGGTCTCTACTACGTCACCCTCGGCCTGCACGGCCTGCATGTCCTGATCGGCTCGACCCTGCTGGGGATCCTCGCCTGGTGGGTGCACACCGGCAAGGTAAACAGCGAGCGCTTCGTCGCCCTCGAGAACGGCGGCCTCTACTGGCACCTGGTCGACCTGGTCTGGATCTTCATCTTCCCCCTCTACTACCTGCTCCTCTAGGAGGCGTGATGAGCGACAGCAACGGGCATATCGTCCCCTATTCGACCTTCACCCTGATCTGGCTCGCCCTGCTGGCGCTGACCGGGACCACGGTCTACGTTTCGCGGTTGCCCCTCGGCGCGTTGCATATCTGGGCGGCCCTTGGCATTGCGGTGCTCAAGTCGGCCCTGGTAGTGCTGATCTTCATGCACCTGAAGTACGAGAACTGGATCTTCAAGCTCTTCCTGCTGGTGGCGCTGCTCATCCTGGCGATCTTCATCGGCCTCACCTTTTTCGACACGCTCTATCGCTAAAGGACCTGCCGTGAACCCTTCCACCCTGACCACCACCGGCGCCGTCGATCCGGTCTTTTTCTATATCTTCGGCATCTCCGCGGTGATGCTGATCGGCATCACCATCGTCATGCTGGTCTTCATCGTCCGCTACCGGCGCAGTGTTCATCCTCACCCGGAAGCGACACCGACCCACAACTACTGGCTCGAGTCAGTCTGGACGATCCTGCCGACCCTCATCGTGATTTCGATGTTCTGGTACGGCTGGGAAGGGTACACCACCCTCAGCAACGTCCCGAAGGATGCCTTCAAGGTTGAGGTGATCGGCCGTAAATGGGCCTGGGAATTCCGCTACCCCAACGGGCGCAGCAGCGAAAAGCTGGTGGTCCCGGTCGGCCGGGCGATCGCCCTCGACATGACCTCGGAAGACGTCCTGCACAGCTTTTACCTGCCGGCCTTTCGCGTCAAGCGCGACACCGTTCCCGGCATGACCACCCACCTCTGGTTCCGCGCTCCGGTCGCCGGCAGCTACGATGCCTTTTGCGCCGAATACTGCGGCACCGGCCATTCGGCGATGATCACCACCGTCGAGGCGCTCCCCGAGCACCAGTTCGAGGAATGGTACGCCAGCGAGAGTCCTCGCGAGGAGAACGCCGAGGGGCGCCAGCTCCTCGCCAGCAACGGCTGCACCGGCTGTCACTCCCTCGATGGTAAGGTGATGGTCGGGCCGACCTTCAAGGATCTCTTCGGCCGCCAGGTCACGGTCGTGACCGACGGCAAGGAACGGACCCTGAGCGTTGACGAGGATTACCTGCGGCGCGCCATCCTGGAGCCGAATGCCGACCTGGTCAAGGGCTACCCGGCGGCGATGCCGAGCTACCAGGGGCGACTCAGCGACCATGATCTCGAAACCATCATCAACTATTTCAAAGGGAGTTCCGGCGCTGCGGCCGGCAGTGTCGAGACGGGCAGAAAGCTGGCCGCCAAGCTCGGCTGCGCCGGTTGCCACTCGACCGACGGCAGCCGCCGGGTCGGGCCGACCTTCAAGGGGATCTTCGGTCGGCCGGTCGAGGTCAAGACCGCCGGCGAGGAACGAACCGTCACCGCCGACGCGGCCTACCTGAAGCGATCGATCAAGGATCCCCAGGCGGACCTGGTCGATGACTACCCGCCGGTGATGCCGCCCTTCCCCAACCTCAGCGAGGAAGAGCTGCAGGCCCTGGTCGACTACCTGCGCAGCCTGCAATGAATGCTGACCCCGTCAACCCTCGGTACAAAGCCCTGCCGGCACCGCTCTGGCCGACCCGCCTGGGGCGACTGACCCGGTACCGCCTCTCTCTCGCGGTCGCGGCCTCCACTGGCGCCGGGGCCCTCCTGGCGCCGACGCCGCCGCAGCTGCCGCTCCTCCTGCTTGCCTTTGCCGGCACCGGCCTGCTGGCAGCGGCGGGTTCGGCCCTGAACCAGGTCCAGGAACGGGATCTCGACGCCCGGATGCTGCGGACCTGCCAGCGCCCCCTGCCCGCCGGCCAGATCACCCCCGGCGGCGCCCTCGCCCTGGCTGCGGCGATTGCCCTCTGTGGCCTGGCGCTGCTGGCCACCACCGGACCGCTGCCGTTACTGCTCGGACTGGCCGCCCTCTGCTGCTACAACGGCCTCTATACCCCGCTCAAGCGCCGCACGCCCCTGGCACTGCTGGCCGGCGCCGGCTGCGGTGCCCTGCCACCCCTGATCGGCTGGAGTGCCGCCGGCGGCGCCCTCACCGATTTCCGGATCCTGCTCCTGATCGCCCTCCTCTATCTCTGGCAGCTCCCCCATTTCTGGCGGCTGGCGGAGAAGCACGCCGCCGATTACCGCCGTGCCGGTCTCCCCTTGCTGCAGGACCGGCTCGATCCGCAACTGGCGCGTCTCGCCCGACAGAGCTGGTCTCTGGCCGCGGCCAGCGTCGCCCTGCTGCTCCCCCTGTTCGGCCTGCTGCAGGCGCCCTGGGCCAGGGTTGCCCTGATCTTTATCGCCCTTCTTCTCGCGCTCTCCGCCTGGCTGCGCCGGCCGGCGGGGAGCGCCGGACCGGCCTGGGCCGACCTCGCCATCCTGCTCCTCTTCCTGCTGCTGATCGGCGACCGGTTCGCGACGGCGCCGGCCCTGTTGCAGAACTCCTTGCTCTGTCTCGCGGGCGCCGGCTGAAGCGGCTCGCCACAGACGCATCCCATCTCCCGGCAGCCGAATCCATCCCCCTTTCCCTGCTGTCGCTCCCCCTGCAGCAATTCATCCGGCCCGGCGAGCGTCGGCATCCCGGCCGGAAATGACCGGCGCGACGGGGGGTTGCAATGGCGAAGAGCGATGGTAATCTTTGAAGACTTTTTTCTTAGGACCTATCCAGGAGGAGTTGTCATGTCGCTGCAAGGGACCGAAACCGAGAGGAACATCCTGACCGCCTTCGCCGGCGAGAGCCAGGCCCGTAATCGCTATACCTACTTCTCCGCCAAGGCCAGGAGCGACGGGTACGTGCAGATGGCCGACATTTTCGAAGAGACGGCGAACCAGGAGAGGGAGCACGCCAAGCGCCTCTTCAAGCTGCTTGAAGGGGGCGAAGTGGCGGTCACGGCCAGCTTTCCTGCCGGCGTCATCGGCACCACCGCGGAAAACCTGCAGGAGGCGGCCGCCGGAGAGAACTACGAGCATACCGAGATGTATCCCGAGTTCGCCGCCAAGGCGCGCCAGGAAGGCTTTCCCCAGATCGCCGACATCTTCATGGCGATTGCCGTCGCCGAAAAACAGCACGAGAAACGCTACCTCGACCTGCTCGCCAATATCGAGCAGAACCGGGTCTTCCAGCGCGAGGAGCCGATCACCTGGCGCTGCCGCAACTGCGGTTACCTCCATCATGGCCCGGCGGCCCCCGACAAATGCCCGGCCTGTGACCACGCCCGCGCCCACTTCGAACTGCTCGGTGAAAATTACTGATTGATACGCCCGTCCCAACCAACCCCAGCCAAGGAGGAAACCGATGTCCCTGAAACGCCTCGAACTCTACAAGTGCAACGTCTGTGGCAATATCGTCGAAGTCCTGCATGCCGGCGGCCCGCCGCTGGTCTGCTGCAACGAAAAGATGGCCCTGCAGACGGAGAACACCGTTGACGCCGCCAAGGAGAAACATGTGCCGGTCATCGAAATCGGCAAAGGCCAGGTGACGGTCAAGGTCGGCAGCGTCGCCCATCCGATGGAGGAGAAGCATTACATCCAGTGGGTGGAACTGATCGCCGACGGCAAGGCCTACCTGCAGTTCCTGCAACCGGGCGACAAGCCGGAAGCGGTCTTCCCGGTCAGCGCGACCAAGGTGACCGCCCGCGAATACTGCAACCTCCACGGCCACTGGAAGGCCGAAGCCTGATCCGCCAAAGCGTCCCGGGAGCCGCACTATCGCCTCCCGGGACGCGGCAGCAAACCTTCCCCGCCGCCGGATCACCAGATCTGGCGCAAAATGGCACATCTTGTTTCCTTGTGACCGTAATCACCTCTCCCATATCCAATTAAATACAATATTTTCAGCATGTTAATCTGGCCAAACGACACCCTTGGCGTTGGCACGGGTGATGCTTATGTTAAATTTTACCAATCGTTTCTTCTTGTCCCCTCGCGCCAAGGAGTCCAAGATGAAGTCCCCTTCCTCAATCAGCCTCCTGCTGCTACTGGCCGGGGCCGCTCCGGCCCAGGCTGCCCTGCCCCGTCTCGCCGACAACGCTCTCGATTACGTGCTGATGCCGTTCCTCGGCTATCTGCTCCTGGTTTTGGCCAGCTGGGTGGTTCACCTCCCGGGACGGCTGCGCCGGCAACGGGATTGAGTTCCGACGACGGCCAGCCAACCGACCAACCCGCCCCTTGACCCCCGGGGGACGAATGGGGTAAAGTCCCGGGGTCTCCAGCCTTCCGGGATCGCGTCGTCATGGCCGACAAGAAACAGCTTATTGCCGAACTCTACGCCGGCCTGCAGAGCCTTTCGAGCAGTGCTTTCCCCAAGCGCTGCCGGCGCTGCGGTCGGGAATTCCGGAGCGTCGAGGATTTCCTGCTGCAAACCGAGGGTCTGGAAAATTCGACCGGCCTCAAGGCGACCGCCGACGACCAGGAACAAACCCTGGTCGAACTCTTCCGCAACTGCCCCTGCGGTTCGACCCTCATGGAAATTTTCAGCGACCGCCGCGACATGTCCCCCGCGGGGATCGAACGCCGGGAGAATTTCGGCAGGCTGATGACCATGCTCATCGCCGATGGCATGGCAGCCGCAACAGCGCGCGGCGAACTGCTCAAGGTCCTGCACGGCGGCGACAGCCCGATTCTGCGCGCCCGGGGGATCGATATCCGCACCCACTGAATCTTCCCACGAATCCGCCATGCCCCCTCTCCTCCCCCTCTTCGTCTACGGCACCCTGCGGCAGGGCGGCAGGTATCACCAGCCTTATCTCGCCGGCCGTTTTCTCTCCTGGCAACCGGCCACCCTCTCCGGGCGGCTTTTTTACGAACCCCGGGAAGAGTATCCCTGCCTGCTGCCGGGATCCGGGATGGCACGGGGAGAAATCTACCAGCTTGAGCCGGCGACAGCCGCCAGCACCCTGGCGCGCATCGACCGCCTGGAGGAGTACCTCCCCGACAAGGAAACGGCGAGCCTCTACCTGCGACGGGAAGCCCTGGCATACCGGGAGGATGGTGAGGAAGTCAAGGTGTGGGTCTACTACTGGAATGGCGGCAGGACAGGTCGACCGGTGCCGGGGAATGACTATGCCGGCCTTTTGCAGCGGGGCTGGAGGAAAGGGGGAGAGGAATAGGGATTTGCGGCGTCCCCAAGCGGGCTATCCGTCGCCCCTTGGGGGGGACCCGGAGTCGAAAGCAAACCGCTCCAGCGCCAGGGTGGCTGCATCGTCCAGTGCGATAAAATGCAGGCCCATTCCGATCGGCAACCGCATCGCCTTCAACCATTCGGGGTGATTGACCCAGGCAACCCGGCAGCGGGCCTGAATCTGGGCAGAGCCATCGGGGAGGGTGAATTCTATCCTTATCTCGCTGTCAACCGGGAAGAGCTTGTGCGTTTCGACAAAAGCGCCGCCGGCATTCAGGTTGTGAATCGTCGCCGGCCGCAAGTGCCGGGGATCGCGTCCAACCCGGGCGGGCAGGGTGAGACCCAGGCGGGGAGCCCGGCGTTCGACAATGCCCAGTATCCGGCAAGCCGCGTGCAGCAATTCCTGCGGGTCGACCGGCTTGAAAAGAATCTCGTTACAGCCCGCCTGCCGGCAACGCAGCACATCCTCTTCCCGGTCCCGCCGCGCGACCAGAATGACCGGGGTCCGGCGCAGGATCGGGTCGTTCTTGACGCGGCGGCAGCACTGATCCCCTCCCTCGTTCATCATTTCCAGGTCGAGAATCGCCAGTGCCGGGTCGTGGTCCTCGATGATTTCGAAGGCCTGGCGGCCGTCACTGGCGATCAGCAGCGAAAAGCCCTCCCGACGAAAGAGGGAGTTCTCCATCGGGTGCAGAATTTCCGGAAGATTGGTAAGCAGGATACGTTTGGCGAGCACGGCGGGCCTCCAGGTCAGATTTTACAGAATTGAATCCACCTCTTCAACCCTGGTGTGCAATCAGCACGCCAAGCCTTGCCGGGTGACATTTCGGCCCGGAATTCCCGTCGGCCAGTAAACCCTGGTCCTTTAGCGCCACGACACTGACGCAGCCGGTCGCCGCTGCGACAAAAACGGCCGCCTTCCCGTGGTGCGGAAGGCGGCCGCTAATCTCCTGGCCCGAAGCGGTCAGTTGACCTTTTTCAGTTCCACATCGAAAATAAGGGTCGCGTTGGGGCCGATCATGGGGCCGGCGCCGCGGTCACCGTAGGCAAGGTTGGCCGGGATGAAGAGCCGATACTTTGCCCCTTCCGCCATCAGTTGCAGCGCTTCGGTCCAGCCGGCGATGACATCGCCAACGCCGAAGGTTGCCGGCTGACCGCGGTCGTAGGAGCTGTCGAAGACGGTCCCGTCAATCAGGGTTCCCTTGTAATCGACGGTTACGCTGTTCTCCTTGGTCGGTTTCTTGCCGGTCCCCTTTTCCAGCACCAGGTACTGCAGGCCGCTCGGCAGGGTCACGACCCCCTCCTTCTTGGCGTTGGCCGTGAGGAAGGCCTCACCTTCGGCAAGATTCTTGGCGCCCTGTTCCTTGCGCGTCGCCTCCTGTTTGGCGATCATCTCCTGCTTGAACTTGACCATCGTCTCCTGGACTTCCTGCTGGGACATCTGCGGGTTTTTGCCGTTGAGGACGTCGCGAAACGCCTGAGCCATGATGTCGATATCCACATCCACGCCCTGCCGTTTGAAATCCTGCGCGATACTCATGCCGATGCCGTAACTGGCACGATCCTTATCCGTCTTGAGTTCAAGTTTCTTGTCGGCCGCCTGGCTTGCAACCCCTGTCAGCAACAGAACGCCCAGAGCTCCTGCCGCTAAAGTCAATCCGCGCTTCATTCATATTTCCTTTCGTCACAGGTTGGCAAAGACGAAGCTCCAGTTGGAAGCTTCCGGATGAAGTCTTATGAATACCCCCCGCGGCGCGCCCTGTCAATAGCCGCGAGCCGAACCGCGCCATGCGGCCAGGATGGTGGCAAGGCCGATAGCGGCGACGATGCCGAGCAGGGCAAGGAGCGCCCCCCAGCCGAAGGCCCGGTAGGCCACCCCCGGCAGCCAGGAACCGAGGGCCCCGCCGCCGTAATAGAAGGCAACGTAAAGGCCATTCACCATCGGCCGGTGCTCGCTGCTCAAGCCGTTGACATATCCGGTGGCGGTGGCGTGGACCAGGAACATCGCCCCGCAAAAGAGAAACATGACAGCGAACAGCACTTCCACCCGGCCACTGGCCAACCCGGCGAGGGCGAGGCCGAAAGTGGCAAAACCCGCCGCCATGGCCGGCAGCGGACCGCCGAACCAGCGCGCGGCGCGGACCGCCCCCAGTGAAGTGACAATACCGAGCAGGTAGCCGCTGTAGATCAGGCCGATCCGCAGTTCGTTGGCCAGGGGGCTCAGTTCGGTCAAGCGGAAGGGGATAAAGTTCATCACCGCAGCAAAGACGAGGAAGAGACATGCGACCGCCAGGTAGATACGGAGTAGCTGGCGGTTGCGCAGCACCACTGGCAACAGGTCGGCCCGCGGTCGGGTCAGGCGCTCCTCGGGCATGGCCGGCAACCGGGCGAGGAGAAACCAGGCGAAGAGGAGGCTGGCGGCAAGGGCAAAAAAACTGTAGCGCCAGCCGAACCAGGTCGCAATGGCGCCGGAGCAGGCCCGGCCGAGGAAACCGCCGAGGATGGTGCTGGCAATGTAGACCGACATCGCCCGCGGGAGGAGGGGGCGGGGAGTCGTCGACGCCACGGAGGTCATCAGGGCGGTAAGGAGCGCCGGCACCAGCAGTCCCTCACCGAGGCGCAGCAGGAAGAGGAGCGAAAAGCTGCCGGCAAGGGCGAAGAGCAGCTGGGAAAGAGCGAGCAGCAACAGTGCGCTCCGCAGCAACTTCCGCAGCGGAATCGCTTCGAGGAGATAGCCATAAACGAGGGGCGCCAGGCTCAGCGGCACAAAGACGATGGTCGTCAGGGTCGCCACCAGATCGCGACTGACACCGAACTCGCGGGCGAGAACCGGCAGCAGTGGCTGCGGCGCATAGAGCGCCGACAGGGTGAGGATGGTGGTAAAAAGGAGGATCGGCATGCCGGGTCCGGGTAAGGGCAGACAAGATCCGGGAAGTATAGCATCGGCGTTTCCGGAGACGACCAACTTTCTCCCGCTGCCGCACCCCCCTTGCCAGCAGGGCCCAGCTTGGATAAAGTGGGCGGGGAGATTCTTCTCCCCCTCCCGAAGCGGACCTACCATGAATCGATATCTTTGCATCCACGGCCATTTTTACCAGCCCCCCCGGGAAAATCCCTGGCTCGAAGCGATCGAGCAGCAGGACTCGGCCTACCCTTTTCACGACTGGAACGAGCGCATCGCCTCCGAATGCTACCGGCCCAACGGCGCCGCCCGGATTCTCGACGAGCAGCGGCACATTGCCCGCATTGTCAACAATTACAGCCGCACCAGCTTCAACTTCGGCCCGACCCTCCTCTCCTGGCTGGAGCAGCACGACAGCGGCGGCTACCGCAGCATCCTGGCGGCCGACACCGAGAGCCGCCAGCGCTTTTCCGGACACGGCGCCGCCCTGGCCCAGGCCTACAACCACCTCATCCTCCCTTTGGCCAACGAACGGGACAAGCGGACCCAGGTCGTGTGGGGGATTGCCGACTTCAGGCACCGCTTCGGCCGTGCCCCGGAAGGGATGTGGCTCCCGGA is a window encoding:
- a CDS encoding desulfoferrodoxin translates to MSLKRLELYKCNVCGNIVEVLHAGGPPLVCCNEKMALQTENTVDAAKEKHVPVIEIGKGQVTVKVGSVAHPMEEKHYIQWVELIADGKAYLQFLQPGDKPEAVFPVSATKVTAREYCNLHGHWKAEA
- the coxB gene encoding cytochrome c oxidase subunit II, translated to MNPSTLTTTGAVDPVFFYIFGISAVMLIGITIVMLVFIVRYRRSVHPHPEATPTHNYWLESVWTILPTLIVISMFWYGWEGYTTLSNVPKDAFKVEVIGRKWAWEFRYPNGRSSEKLVVPVGRAIALDMTSEDVLHSFYLPAFRVKRDTVPGMTTHLWFRAPVAGSYDAFCAEYCGTGHSAMITTVEALPEHQFEEWYASESPREENAEGRQLLASNGCTGCHSLDGKVMVGPTFKDLFGRQVTVVTDGKERTLSVDEDYLRRAILEPNADLVKGYPAAMPSYQGRLSDHDLETIINYFKGSSGAAAGSVETGRKLAAKLGCAGCHSTDGSRRVGPTFKGIFGRPVEVKTAGEERTVTADAAYLKRSIKDPQADLVDDYPPVMPPFPNLSEEELQALVDYLRSLQ
- a CDS encoding FKBP-type peptidyl-prolyl cis-trans isomerase, whose protein sequence is MKRGLTLAAGALGVLLLTGVASQAADKKLELKTDKDRASYGIGMSIAQDFKRQGVDVDIDIMAQAFRDVLNGKNPQMSQQEVQETMVKFKQEMIAKQEATRKEQGAKNLAEGEAFLTANAKKEGVVTLPSGLQYLVLEKGTGKKPTKENSVTVDYKGTLIDGTVFDSSYDRGQPATFGVGDVIAGWTEALQLMAEGAKYRLFIPANLAYGDRGAGPMIGPNATLIFDVELKKVN
- a CDS encoding MFS transporter; amino-acid sequence: MPILLFTTILTLSALYAPQPLLPVLAREFGVSRDLVATLTTIVFVPLSLAPLVYGYLLEAIPLRKLLRSALLLLALSQLLFALAGSFSLLFLLRLGEGLLVPALLTALMTSVASTTPRPLLPRAMSVYIASTILGGFLGRACSGAIATWFGWRYSFFALAASLLFAWFLLARLPAMPEERLTRPRADLLPVVLRNRQLLRIYLAVACLFLVFAAVMNFIPFRLTELSPLANELRIGLIYSGYLLGIVTSLGAVRAARWFGGPLPAMAAGFATFGLALAGLASGRVEVLFAVMFLFCGAMFLVHATATGYVNGLSSEHRPMVNGLYVAFYYGGGALGSWLPGVAYRAFGWGALLALLGIVAAIGLATILAAWRGSARGY
- a CDS encoding cytochrome C oxidase subunit IV family protein; the encoded protein is MSDSNGHIVPYSTFTLIWLALLALTGTTVYVSRLPLGALHIWAALGIAVLKSALVVLIFMHLKYENWIFKLFLLVALLILAIFIGLTFFDTLYR
- a CDS encoding gamma-glutamylcyclotransferase family protein is translated as MPPLLPLFVYGTLRQGGRYHQPYLAGRFLSWQPATLSGRLFYEPREEYPCLLPGSGMARGEIYQLEPATAASTLARIDRLEEYLPDKETASLYLRREALAYREDGEEVKVWVYYWNGGRTGRPVPGNDYAGLLQRGWRKGGEE
- a CDS encoding UbiA family prenyltransferase; the encoded protein is MNADPVNPRYKALPAPLWPTRLGRLTRYRLSLAVAASTGAGALLAPTPPQLPLLLLAFAGTGLLAAAGSALNQVQERDLDARMLRTCQRPLPAGQITPGGALALAAAIALCGLALLATTGPLPLLLGLAALCCYNGLYTPLKRRTPLALLAGAGCGALPPLIGWSAAGGALTDFRILLLIALLYLWQLPHFWRLAEKHAADYRRAGLPLLQDRLDPQLARLARQSWSLAAASVALLLPLFGLLQAPWARVALIFIALLLALSAWLRRPAGSAGPAWADLAILLLFLLLIGDRFATAPALLQNSLLCLAGAG
- a CDS encoding cytochrome c oxidase subunit 3, giving the protein MSSEHRDDVGARLGMWLFLYTEVLLFGGLFILYAIYLHQFEEPFANAAHHLNLTLGTINTVILLTGSYFVAMAVSAVRRNRTRLAVGLLLGGVGTGGVFLFNKYLEWSHEIHNGIYPGSPKLLDLERGEAVFYGLYYVTLGLHGLHVLIGSTLLGILAWWVHTGKVNSERFVALENGGLYWHLVDLVWIFIFPLYYLLL
- the rbr gene encoding rubrerythrin, which translates into the protein MSLQGTETERNILTAFAGESQARNRYTYFSAKARSDGYVQMADIFEETANQEREHAKRLFKLLEGGEVAVTASFPAGVIGTTAENLQEAAAGENYEHTEMYPEFAAKARQEGFPQIADIFMAIAVAEKQHEKRYLDLLANIEQNRVFQREEPITWRCRNCGYLHHGPAAPDKCPACDHARAHFELLGENY
- a CDS encoding cytochrome c oxidase subunit I, with product MSTPSVTASDRGFLGDGKYPGIFGWILSTDHKRIGLLYLYSTMTMFIIGVILGLLVRLELIAPGKTIVSADTYNALFTLHGVIMIFLFIIPGIPAAFGNLFLPIHLGARDVSFPRLNLFSWWLYLTGAILAVTSLFTGGGPPDTGWTFYVPFSVQTTTNVTLAVVAVFILGFSSILTGLNFIVTTHRLRAPGIGWGRLTLFVWTLYATAWVQVLATPILGITVALIFLERVLDVGLFDPARGGDPIMYQHLFWIYSHPAVYIMILPGMGVISEIIPVFARKHIFGYWAMALSGLAIAFAGSLVWAHHMFVSGMSDTAILVFSFLTFIVAIPSAIKVFNWVATLYKGSISLEPPLLYALSFIFLFSIGGLTGLILGAAATDIHVTDTDFVVGHFHYVMFGGTGMAFFGALHYWLPKVYGRMYDKRVATWAWGIIFVGFNLLYFSMMVLGLRGMPRRYYDYVPEFTNLNVLATVGSWILAFGLVVMFINLIRGMISGPDAGMNPWGGKTLEWTIPSPPPTENFAEIPVVTTGPYDYSDEVLAPEARR
- a CDS encoding response regulator, which produces MLAKRILLTNLPEILHPMENSLFRREGFSLLIASDGRQAFEIIEDHDPALAILDLEMMNEGGDQCCRRVKNDPILRRTPVILVARRDREEDVLRCRQAGCNEILFKPVDPQELLHAACRILGIVERRAPRLGLTLPARVGRDPRHLRPATIHNLNAGGAFVETHKLFPVDSEIRIEFTLPDGSAQIQARCRVAWVNHPEWLKAMRLPIGMGLHFIALDDAATLALERFAFDSGSPPRGDG